A part of Astatotilapia calliptera chromosome 15, fAstCal1.2, whole genome shotgun sequence genomic DNA contains:
- the zdbf2 gene encoding DBF4-type zinc finger-containing protein 2 → MSDSSDEDDQRKAEPTSRMWAEPQPGPSRCQPSRQGYCGYCRVLYRNLDQHLSSLRHLDSVRASSRGSGSTSASGRNRLTLLERFLEDVLQHHPHRYDDPRPSHTDLPSVSTPPLPKAELDEVRLSDNSQSQGTRECLPSSDDASCHPARPMEEDDACSQSGDRVGQERLSVPIREQDEGIIDHTHSPYRRAPASQLETPPPVHRKAHRKTNRRKTSESSSSSQRPGGPGHGPQPHLTPTDHRPGPGERPWLTWQRERREAHREDAFSSGHTDPLDQTIEEVIQRCCYGAISCQDDTDSFQLSLPVSMETPSEDWDSPVQVVLQRARTLSDTPAQVSQAEGRDLCHLMDTQVDVEDRVYSQQLHFALHGPGDRTEEGFWTLPIEEVRPAPERIPESFRGKTWTQIQQEDEEKVERLVRQFRRGRFICYFDTESLARYGRRSQKMKGDAEPEEVEPDAGMLPLLDPDEGDYVYMRRRRGRRRSFRLASRCQVVKVSHSTQTVRLVVPAVHQLSPEAPPIDYPQANPEAAERTPVPTWRSLPSSYSSIITPVQPRTSLVYLLSSPSGSAPNRMSALGSTHKRCRKKRRPLEQQGLKVKYKRLPVRFYDPASNRILKNPPRGLLWRRGSTPSGPPPPCVRQLFRSLSPDLNTDRTPTEVKGHSSSLLLSTLSRDSAQSDITQAPPLNRLSESRRGARRERALPPASQIQTRGQATPLHPRREGLRRAGPGRKPPISAGPAPLLSSRRRRGRRSRR, encoded by the exons ATGTCCGACTCCTCTGATGAAg aTGACCAGAGGAAGGCTGAGCCTACCAGCAG GATGTGGGCGGAGCCTCAGCCTGGCCCATCCAGGTGTCAGCCCAGCAGACAGGGTTACTGTGGTTACTGCAGAGTCCTGTACAGGAACCTGGACCAG CACCTGTCCAGTCTCAGACACCTGGATTCAGTCCGGGCGTCCTCCAGAGGCTCAGGGTCCACCTCAGCAAGCGGCAGAAACAGACTGACTCTGCTGGAGCGCTTCCTCGAGGACGTTCTGCAGCACCACCCACATCGCTACGACGACCCCAG GCCGTCTCACACTGACCTCCCATCAGTTTCCACCCCCCCATTGCCAAAAGCGGAGCTCGATGAAGTCCGTTTGTCCGACAACAGCCAGTCTCAAGGTACCCGGGAATGCCTGCCCAGCTCTGATGACGCTTCCTGTCACCCAGCCCGTCCGATGGAAGAAGATGATGCCTGCAGCCAGTCAGGCGACAGAGTGGGCCAGGAGAGGCTGTCTGTACCTATAAGAGAGCAGGACGAAGGCATCATTGATCACACCCACTCTCCTTACCGCAGAGCGCCGGCCTCTCAGTTGGAGACTCCGCCCCCTGTCCATAGGAAAGCCCATAGGAAGACGAACAGGAGGAAAACCAGTGAGTCCTCGTCCTCCTCGCAGCGCCCTGGAGGTCCAGGCCATGGCCCCCAACCCCACCTGACCCCCACAGACCACAGGCCTGGTCCAGGTGAGAGGCCCTGGCTCACCTggcagagggagaggagggaggccCACAGAGAGGATGCATTCTCCTCAGGCCACACGGACCCTCTGGACCAGACCATCGAGGAG GTGATTCAAAGGTGCTGTTATGGCGCCATTTCCTGCCAAGATGATACAGACAGCTTCCAGCTAAGCCTCCCTGTTTCCATGGAAACACCGAGTGAAGACTGGGACTCGCCTGTGCAG GTGGTTTTGCAACGAGCGCGAACTCTCAGTGACACACCTGCGCAGGTGAGTCAGGCGGAGGGGCGGGACCTCTGCCATCTGATGGACACGCAGGTGGACGTGGAAGATAGAGTGTActcacagcagctgcactttGCCCTCCACGGGCCGGGTGACAGGACGGAGGAGGGGTTCTGGACCCTACCCATCGAGGAGGTGAGGCCCGCCCCGGAGCGTATCCCAGAATCCTTCAGGGGGAAGACCTGGACCCAAATCCAGCAGGAGGACGAGGAGAAGGTGGAGAGGCTGGTGAGACAGTTCAGGCGTGGGCGCTTCATCTGCTACTTCGACACAGAGTCCCTCGCCAG GTATGGTAGGCGGAGCCAGAAAATGAAGGGGGATGCTGAACCCGAGGAGGTGGAGCCAGATGCAGGTATGCTACCCCTGCTGGACCCAGACGAGGGGGACTATGTGTATATGAGAAGAAGGAGGGGAAGGAGGCGGAGCTTCAGACTGGCATCAAGGTGTCAG GTGGTGAAGGTCAGTCACAGCACTCAGACAGTCCGATTGGTCGTTCCCGCCGTGCATCAGCTATCCCCTGAGGCCCCACCCATCGACTACCCACAAGCCAATCCAGAGGCAGCTGAGAGGACACCTGTGCCAACGTGGCGTTCTCTCCCTTCGTCGTACTCCAGCATCATCACACCTGTACAGCCACGCACTTCGCTGGTCTACCTACTCTCCTCCCCATCAGGCTCCGCCCCCAACCGCATGTCAGCGTTAGGCTCCACCCACAAACGCTGCAGAAAGAAACGGCGCCCGCTGGAGCAGCAGGGGTTAAAGGTCAAATACAAACGACTTCCTGTCCGGTTCTACGACCCCGCCTCCAACCGTATCCTCAAGAACCCACCCAGAGGCCTCCTATGGCGCAGAGGCTCCACCCCCTCTGGGCCACCGCCGCCCTGTGTTCGTCAGCTGTTCAGGAGTCTGAGCCCGGACCTGAACACTGATAGAACGCccacagaggtcaaaggtcacagcagCAGCCTTTTGCTAAGCACGCTAAGCAGGGACTCTGCTCAGTCCGACATAACTCAGGCTCCGCCCCTCAACAGGCTGTCAGAGAGCAGAAGAGGGGCTAGAAGGGAGAGGGCACTCCCTCCAGCCTCCCAGATACAAACCAGGGGTCAGGCCACACCCCTTCACCCAAGGAGGGAGGGGCTGCGCCGGGCTGGACCTGGCAGGAAACCCCCAATCTCTGCAGGCCCCGCCCCCTTACTGTCATCACGCCGGAGGAGGGGCCGCAGGTCGCGGCGATAG
- the eef1b2 gene encoding elongation factor 1-beta, with translation MGFGDLKSASGLKVLNDFLSDRSYIEGYVPSQADVAVFEAISAPPPADLYHAVRWYNHIRSYQSEKSSLPGVKKPLGQYGPLGVADTTSGSAPTTAKDEDDDDIDLFGSDEEEDAEATRLKEERLAAYAAKKSKKPAVIAKSSILLDVKPWDDETDMAKLEECVRSIQMDGLVWGQSKLVPVGYGIKKLQINCVVEDDKVGTDILEEKITEFEDFVQSMDVAAFNKI, from the exons ATGGGTTTCGGTGACCTGAAGTCAGCCTCCGGCCTCAAAGTGCTCAATGACTTCCTGTCCGACCGCAGCTACATCGAAGG GTACGTACCCTCCCAGGCTGACGTGGCGGTCTTCGAAGCTATTTCGGCTCCGCCCCCTGCTGACCTGTACCACGCAGTTCGCTGGTACAACCACATCCGGTCCTACCAGAGCGAGAAGAGCAG TCTTCCAGGTGTGAAGAAGCCCCTGGGTCAGTACGGGCCCCTCGGAGTGGCCGACACCACCTCAGGCTCCGCCCCCACCACAGCCAAAGACGAGGACGATGATGACATCGACCTGTTTGGTTCAGATGAGGAG GAAGATGCTGAGGCGACCCGGCTGAAGGAGGAACGTCTCGCCGCCTACGCTGCCAAGAAGTCTAAAA AGCCCGCAGTCATCGCCAAGTCTTCGATTCTATTGGACGTGAAGCCGTGGGACGATGAGACTGACATGGCGAAGCTCGAAGAGTGCGTACGCAGTATCCAGATGGACGGGCTGGTGTGGGGCCAGT CCAAACTGGTTCCCGTGGGTTACGGCATCAAGAAGTTGCAGATCAACTGTGTGGTGGAGGATGACAAG GTGGGCACTGACATCCTGGAGGAGAAGATCACGGAGTTCGAGGACTTCGTACAGTCGATGGACGTCGCTGCATTCaataaaatctga